One genomic region from Halobaculum sp. XH14 encodes:
- a CDS encoding cytochrome c oxidase subunit II, translated as MSDADDDVTVPDDSSYGTLSGAFWALVIAFGLGLFFYDFGVVTLEEVANGQPIGIIHNFRVTMSVIAMVGGGGFVAVTGWFVYRYAAPRRETAAKLRPGSGRYTFSVWSLGIAFLVLMTVFMGAGALAQTDQAADPTTQAGTDRVLEMDITAGQWFFRYDVAGVPFTQGNHVVLPADTVIKFRITSADVIHSFAIQELGVKKDAMPGQVNSAWFSVEGVEGERTITVNGTEIPADTYQVTCAELCGKGHSQMVSQVFVVSPEDYRTWVEANGGTVPESFEASEGGHGEEEEGGH; from the coding sequence ATGAGTGACGCGGACGACGACGTTACCGTGCCGGACGACAGCTCATACGGCACGCTCTCGGGAGCATTCTGGGCGCTTGTCATCGCGTTCGGACTCGGGCTGTTCTTCTATGACTTCGGGGTCGTTACGCTCGAAGAGGTCGCCAACGGTCAACCCATCGGAATCATCCACAACTTCCGTGTGACGATGTCCGTCATCGCGATGGTTGGTGGCGGGGGGTTCGTCGCTGTGACTGGTTGGTTCGTCTATCGATACGCCGCTCCACGCCGTGAAACTGCCGCGAAACTCCGTCCCGGCAGTGGTCGCTACACGTTCAGCGTGTGGAGTCTGGGCATCGCCTTCTTGGTACTGATGACCGTCTTCATGGGGGCGGGCGCGCTCGCACAGACCGACCAAGCCGCCGACCCGACCACACAGGCCGGAACGGACCGCGTCCTCGAGATGGACATCACCGCAGGACAGTGGTTCTTCCGGTACGACGTTGCTGGCGTCCCGTTCACGCAGGGGAATCACGTCGTCCTGCCTGCGGACACCGTGATTAAATTCAGAATCACATCAGCCGACGTGATTCACTCCTTCGCAATTCAGGAACTCGGCGTGAAAAAAGACGCCATGCCGGGACAAGTCAACTCGGCGTGGTTCTCCGTTGAAGGGGTTGAGGGAGAACGGACCATCACGGTAAATGGAACTGAAATCCCCGCCGATACATATCAGGTCACGTGTGCCGAACTCTGTGGAAAGGGCCATTCGCAGATGGTCTCACAGGTGTTCGTCGTCTCGCCAGAGGACTACCGGACGTGGGTGGAGGCCAACGGTGGGACAGTTCCGGAGAGTTTCGAGGCTAGCGAAGGCGGCCACGGTGAGGAAGAGGAAGGAGGCCACTAA
- a CDS encoding cytochrome c oxidase subunit 3, with amino-acid sequence MSNEDMSDRPGEPVRRGEGAEGFPHGSKYPLFVALGMFFTGLGLSMFTVALVIGIPVLIYGMWGWTKEYTIEEFETGVVPAQKRQLLGFKSGYISMLLVILGELIIFASLFVVWFYLKATRGPFPPEGMPGPDLMLGIVMTVLLLAASVALGYGRYAIARDERAPFNWGLALSMVFGVAYLVVFALDWMNMAAGGAVPSQGPYPAAYYVLTGTHAAHLLAGLVLSGIIAYRAWGRDHFSSNRHLMVKTTEAYWHFLTFLSILILAFVYFPG; translated from the coding sequence ATGTCAAACGAAGATATGTCTGATCGACCCGGTGAACCGGTTCGCCGAGGGGAGGGAGCCGAGGGCTTCCCCCACGGTAGCAAGTACCCGCTGTTCGTCGCCCTGGGCATGTTCTTCACGGGGCTCGGGCTTTCGATGTTCACCGTGGCGCTGGTCATCGGGATTCCGGTCCTGATATACGGTATGTGGGGTTGGACGAAGGAATACACGATTGAGGAGTTTGAGACGGGTGTTGTTCCGGCGCAAAAACGTCAGCTGCTCGGGTTCAAGTCCGGCTACATCTCGATGTTGCTGGTCATACTCGGCGAGTTGATAATTTTTGCCTCGCTGTTCGTCGTCTGGTTTTACCTCAAGGCGACGCGTGGGCCGTTCCCTCCCGAGGGAATGCCGGGACCAGATCTGATGCTTGGAATCGTGATGACGGTCCTGCTACTCGCGGCCAGCGTCGCTCTTGGCTACGGCCGCTACGCTATCGCACGAGATGAGCGGGCGCCATTCAACTGGGGACTCGCGCTCTCGATGGTGTTCGGTGTGGCGTATCTCGTGGTGTTCGCGCTTGACTGGATGAATATGGCTGCTGGCGGCGCAGTTCCCTCTCAGGGTCCGTATCCAGCTGCCTACTACGTGCTGACAGGGACACACGCGGCTCACCTCTTAGCAGGCCTGGTGTTGAGTGGCATTATCGCCTACAGGGCGTGGGGGCGAGATCACTTCAGTTCGAACCGTCACCTCATGGTCAAGACGACGGAGGCGTATTGGCACTTCCTCACCTTCCTTTCCATTCTCATTCTGGCCTTCGTCTACTTCCCGGGGTGA
- the cyoE gene encoding heme o synthase, with product MPAHTDSVDRRTTDALFTLVLGVYALMLAGATTAVTGASAACPTLPACDGLTFEEGISALVIVVLSHRVLALIVGLGLLWLTWHVRGDSVAKGVRRPIIAAVTLYPVQVAVGALAVGADTSVSVSGAHLVVAVAIFGALTVALARQLTDVSDESDIPNAGVFDRHDGVEAEMAGDDLSISAAEPGSARGPSASSKSTRMGVRSLFPGRSWEYLRMTKPRLMWLLCLVALAAMLLAGGRTVPMDRIAWTLLGGVLAVGASGVFNNVLERDVDEQMNRTADRPLVEQRVSVRRATAFGIVLAFASLGVLAARVNLLAALLGLLAILSYSVGYTILLKPNTTQNIVIGGAVGAFPALIGWSAVRGSIGFEILLLSVVIFLWTPAHFYNLALMYKEEYATAGFPMLPVVRGEETTRRHIVLYLAATMVAVAFLGALTALDWLFAVSAVVAGAVFLWFVVRLCRRKTDRAARNAFVSANAYLGVLLVAIVVDSIFV from the coding sequence ATGCCAGCCCACACCGATTCTGTCGACCGGCGTACGACTGACGCCCTGTTCACGCTCGTGCTCGGCGTCTACGCACTTATGCTGGCTGGGGCGACGACTGCCGTGACGGGGGCGTCTGCCGCGTGTCCGACCTTGCCTGCCTGTGATGGGCTGACCTTCGAAGAGGGAATATCCGCGCTCGTAATCGTTGTTCTCTCTCACCGGGTGCTCGCACTGATCGTCGGCCTCGGTCTGCTTTGGCTCACGTGGCATGTCCGTGGCGACAGCGTCGCCAAGGGAGTGCGCCGCCCCATCATCGCTGCCGTCACACTCTACCCGGTTCAAGTCGCGGTCGGAGCACTGGCTGTAGGAGCAGACACGTCGGTTTCGGTCAGCGGGGCGCATCTGGTTGTTGCCGTGGCCATCTTCGGCGCATTGACGGTCGCGCTGGCACGGCAGTTAACCGACGTCTCGGACGAGTCCGATATTCCGAACGCCGGTGTGTTCGACCGCCATGACGGTGTCGAAGCGGAGATGGCTGGTGACGATCTATCCATCTCCGCGGCCGAACCGGGCTCTGCTCGCGGGCCGAGCGCTTCGAGTAAGTCGACGCGGATGGGCGTTCGTTCGCTGTTTCCGGGACGTTCGTGGGAGTATCTCCGGATGACCAAGCCCCGGCTGATGTGGCTGCTTTGTCTCGTTGCACTCGCGGCGATGCTACTGGCCGGGGGACGCACCGTTCCGATGGACCGCATCGCGTGGACGCTCCTCGGTGGTGTGCTGGCGGTCGGTGCGAGCGGTGTGTTCAACAACGTTCTCGAACGCGATGTCGACGAGCAGATGAATCGGACGGCGGACCGCCCCCTCGTGGAACAGCGGGTCTCGGTCCGGCGTGCGACGGCTTTCGGGATTGTGCTCGCGTTCGCCTCGCTGGGGGTGTTAGCAGCCCGCGTCAATCTCCTCGCAGCGCTGCTCGGTCTGCTGGCGATCCTATCCTACAGCGTTGGCTACACCATCCTGTTGAAACCGAACACCACCCAGAACATCGTCATCGGCGGCGCAGTCGGGGCGTTTCCCGCACTCATCGGGTGGAGTGCCGTCAGAGGTTCGATCGGGTTCGAGATTCTCCTGTTGAGCGTGGTCATCTTCCTGTGGACGCCCGCTCACTTCTACAATCTCGCACTTATGTACAAGGAGGAATACGCAACTGCCGGGTTCCCCATGTTGCCCGTCGTGCGGGGCGAGGAGACAACCCGACGACATATTGTGCTGTACCTCGCGGCGACGATGGTTGCGGTCGCGTTCCTGGGTGCGTTGACGGCCCTCGACTGGCTGTTCGCCGTGAGCGCCGTCGTCGCCGGCGCCGTCTTCCTCTGGTTCGTCGTCCGACTCTGTCGTCGCAAAACCGATCGGGCGGCCAGGAACGCGTTCGTCTCGGCGAACGCGTATCTCGGTGTGCTTCTTGTGGCCATCGTGGTAGACTCCATCTTCGTGTGA
- a CDS encoding DUF7546 family protein yields MSTATEYLDEIRVRFGIESSDIVRWGAVLGVELAVVWGYFLVTQTSVTEPRYVVYPFVWINLGALAISRTRPSARRFGVRASAASITGIYLFVLLTLGGLLQLGLFQHLGSGAEFRISWVTPGWGPIIVFRNTLVQTVIVPFKLVGYLSIAYLLYARLLDATKGALSGVFGLVSCVGCSFSLLVPLLGASTFSTIAWLSWDLSTLVFVATVGMLYWSDELGARLTRWVPAGDG; encoded by the coding sequence ATGAGTACAGCAACGGAATATCTGGACGAGATCCGTGTTCGTTTTGGCATCGAGAGTAGCGATATCGTCCGCTGGGGGGCGGTCTTGGGGGTCGAGTTAGCGGTGGTCTGGGGGTATTTCCTCGTTACCCAAACGTCCGTGACTGAACCGAGGTATGTGGTATATCCATTCGTCTGGATCAATCTCGGAGCACTCGCAATTTCCCGGACACGCCCATCCGCTCGTCGATTCGGTGTACGCGCTTCGGCGGCGTCCATAACGGGAATATATCTGTTCGTACTGCTGACGCTCGGTGGGTTACTTCAGCTCGGATTGTTCCAACACCTCGGTTCCGGAGCGGAGTTTCGTATTTCCTGGGTCACTCCTGGCTGGGGGCCAATCATCGTATTCAGAAATACGTTGGTACAAACGGTCATCGTCCCGTTCAAACTCGTGGGGTACCTTTCGATTGCGTACCTCCTGTACGCTCGGCTACTCGACGCGACGAAGGGCGCCCTCTCCGGGGTGTTCGGTCTCGTTTCGTGCGTCGGCTGTTCCTTCTCGCTACTCGTGCCGTTACTCGGCGCCTCCACATTCAGCACGATTGCGTGGCTCTCATGGGACCTCTCGACGCTCGTATTCGTGGCGACAGTCGGGATGCTGTACTGGAGCGACGAACTCGGAGCGAGGCTCACCCGCTGGGTACCCGCCGGCGACGGGTGA
- a CDS encoding plastocyanin/azurin family copper-binding protein, which yields MLTAGMAGIAGCLGGGGPPEPIVTMTSDLRFDPVEITIEPGQQVTWENKSPAPHTASAYEESLPEEAAYFASGGYESERAVRQSTSSRGFLERGETYSHTFDIPGTYRYFCLPHEENRMIGRVVVE from the coding sequence GTGCTAACTGCCGGGATGGCCGGAATTGCTGGCTGCCTCGGAGGGGGAGGCCCGCCGGAGCCAATAGTCACGATGACGAGTGACCTTCGGTTCGATCCTGTTGAGATCACAATCGAACCCGGCCAGCAAGTTACCTGGGAGAACAAGAGTCCTGCTCCCCATACGGCATCAGCATACGAAGAGTCGCTGCCAGAGGAGGCGGCGTATTTCGCCAGCGGTGGCTACGAATCCGAACGGGCTGTCCGACAGAGCACGTCGTCGAGAGGATTTCTCGAACGAGGTGAGACATATAGCCACACGTTCGATATCCCAGGAACGTACCGATATTTTTGCTTGCCACACGAGGAGAACAGGATGATTGGTCGTGTCGTCGTGGAATGA
- a CDS encoding DUF1405 domain-containing protein — protein MTSVPTATTNRLPSYLAPLPRRVEDLALRYAWAIVAINLAGTAFGFWYYRFQLAQTPIVMWPFVPDSPAATLFVALSLAAWKLDYDVEWLHMLAFFGNIKLGLWTPFVQLVLNGAGDIEPWLYWFLIVSHLAMSLQSFLIYRYAEFSVSAVAVATVWYGLNDIVDYFAPLVGEFHHTFLRAELVNGIIDHSGQAHDFAAAAAVTLTLAATFLALATRIKKLEPSGDPSKRGLD, from the coding sequence ATGACGTCCGTACCTACAGCGACAACGAATCGACTGCCCAGCTACCTCGCCCCGCTCCCCCGGCGCGTCGAGGACCTCGCACTTCGGTACGCGTGGGCCATCGTCGCGATTAATCTGGCCGGGACTGCGTTCGGGTTCTGGTACTACCGCTTCCAGCTCGCCCAAACCCCGATAGTGATGTGGCCGTTCGTCCCCGACAGCCCCGCTGCGACGCTGTTCGTCGCGCTTAGTCTCGCCGCGTGGAAACTGGACTACGACGTCGAGTGGCTCCATATGCTCGCCTTCTTCGGAAACATCAAACTCGGGCTCTGGACGCCGTTCGTCCAGCTGGTTCTCAACGGGGCGGGCGATATCGAACCCTGGCTCTACTGGTTTCTCATCGTGAGCCATCTCGCGATGAGTCTGCAGTCGTTCCTGATTTATCGCTACGCCGAGTTCTCAGTCAGTGCGGTCGCCGTCGCCACCGTCTGGTACGGGCTTAATGACATCGTGGATTACTTTGCGCCGCTCGTTGGGGAGTTCCATCACACGTTCCTGCGGGCCGAACTCGTCAACGGAATCATTGATCACTCGGGGCAAGCCCACGACTTCGCAGCGGCCGCGGCAGTGACGCTGACGCTTGCCGCGACGTTTCTGGCACTAGCGACGCGAATAAAGAAACTCGAACCGAGCGGTGATCCCTCCAAACGAGGGCTGGACTAA
- a CDS encoding DUF63 family protein, with product MSTVAGRVETVLPDTGTREWWALYLLAPVVLVGAALLAFPSLVYDRFVWQYLWGPVVADAAGQPVTHKGIQAVRGYNTVNTVAYLAAVVYSLPGLRAYLDYLDVTFDARLAYGFAPIIVAGGAMRALEDIGLLGDYAVWFITPSIYFVVTAVTVLALGVGALARNRNIGSIPSIVGLVGSVWAIGAVGWALWYGLSTAATFRLWVPVATTGIALGVTALYYWGASLVDIAHLRHPLFLLAVFGQMWDAAQNLVGVTFLGYSPKLVVTNLVYQATGFSGSTFVLKLLVTGGIVWYLADVKDEMNHTWWWLMTFFIGAIGLPMGVRGSLRMMLGV from the coding sequence GTGAGTACCGTTGCGGGGCGCGTCGAAACCGTCCTCCCCGACACCGGCACCCGAGAATGGTGGGCGCTGTATCTGCTTGCCCCGGTCGTCCTCGTCGGTGCCGCACTCCTCGCGTTCCCGTCGCTCGTCTACGACCGGTTCGTCTGGCAGTATCTCTGGGGCCCGGTCGTCGCCGACGCTGCCGGCCAGCCAGTCACACACAAGGGAATACAGGCCGTCCGCGGATACAACACCGTGAACACGGTGGCCTATCTCGCGGCCGTCGTGTACAGTCTCCCAGGACTCCGGGCATATCTCGACTACCTCGATGTCACGTTCGATGCGCGGCTCGCGTACGGGTTCGCCCCAATCATCGTCGCCGGCGGGGCGATGCGCGCCCTCGAGGATATCGGACTGCTCGGCGACTACGCAGTGTGGTTCATCACGCCCTCGATCTACTTCGTCGTTACCGCCGTCACCGTCCTCGCACTCGGCGTCGGCGCACTCGCTCGCAATCGGAATATCGGGTCCATCCCGTCGATCGTCGGTCTCGTCGGGTCGGTCTGGGCGATTGGAGCCGTCGGGTGGGCACTCTGGTATGGACTCTCGACGGCAGCGACATTCCGCCTGTGGGTTCCTGTTGCGACGACGGGGATCGCCCTCGGCGTGACCGCGCTCTACTACTGGGGGGCGAGCCTCGTCGATATTGCACATCTCCGCCATCCGCTGTTCCTGTTGGCCGTTTTCGGGCAGATGTGGGACGCTGCGCAGAATCTCGTCGGCGTGACCTTCCTCGGCTATTCCCCCAAGCTGGTCGTTACGAATCTCGTGTATCAAGCGACTGGATTCTCGGGGTCAACATTCGTTCTCAAACTCCTCGTAACCGGTGGCATCGTGTGGTACCTCGCAGACGTGAAAGACGAGATGAATCACACGTGGTGGTGGCTCATGACGTTCTTCATCGGGGCGATCGGACTCCCAATGGGCGTCCGTGGATCCCTTCGAATGATGCTCGGGGTCTGA
- a CDS encoding DUF7123 family protein: MVHAYLVENADTEPTYLRARDIASDLDGSPKAVAQYLSQLQDDLTDVSLEQWGRSKSTTWRIEVSES; this comes from the coding sequence ATGGTACACGCGTATCTCGTCGAGAACGCCGATACTGAGCCCACGTACCTTCGGGCTCGGGATATCGCCAGCGACCTCGATGGGTCACCGAAAGCCGTCGCACAGTATCTGAGCCAGCTCCAAGACGACCTCACCGACGTGTCGCTCGAACAGTGGGGGCGCTCGAAGAGCACAACGTGGCGAATTGAGGTGAGCGAATCGTGA
- a CDS encoding heavy metal translocating P-type ATPase, whose translation MGTRTAHLDITGMTCANCSATVGDALESLDGVVEANANFATDEGSVEYDPDEVSLEEIFEAIEDAGYGAVSDTVTIGISDMTCANCVQTNETALENTPGVIAAEANFATDEAQVRYNPADTSLDALYDAIESAGYSPVREDSADGDSGEDARDAARQAEIRKQLRLTLFGAVLAAPLLFFLLEKYLLGGGVVPETVFGVEFGWVEFLLATPVQLVLGWPFYKNSYNALVNNKRANMDVLIALGSTTAYVYSVAVLSGLIAGGLYFDTAALILVFITLGNYLEARSKGQAGEALRKLLEMEAETATVVDEDGNEEEIPLEDVEVGDRMKVRPGEKIPTDGVVIDGQSAVDESMVTGESVPVEKSEGDEVVGSTINENGVLVVEATKVGEDTALQQIVQTVKEAQSRQPDIQNLADRISAYFVPAVIGNAVFWGLVWFLFPEVLAGFVEWLPLWGLVAGGPAVAGGAVSVFEFAVIVFASAVLIACPCALGLATPAATMVGTTIGAQNGVLFKGGDILERAKDVDTVVFDKTGTLTKGEMELTDVVVFDGDGQPLTDGGDTAADGGQLTARDRLGEEDVLRLAATAEHASEHPLARAIVDGAEERGIDVTDPDDFENVPGHGIQATVGDSEVLVGNRKLLRDNGINPSPAQDTMERLENEGKTAMLVAYEGELVGVVADADTIKESAKDAVSQLQERGVDVMMITGDNERTARAVAEQVGIDPENVRAEVLPEDKSDAVESIQDEGRQAMMVGDGVNDAPALAVAYVGTAIGSGTDVAIEAADVTLMRDDPVDVVKAIRISDATLAKIKQNLVWALGYNTAMIPLASLGLLQPVLAAGAMAFSSVSVLSNSLLFRRYTPDHDYKLLGKLR comes from the coding sequence ATGGGAACGCGAACTGCACATCTCGACATCACAGGGATGACCTGTGCTAACTGCTCGGCGACAGTTGGCGATGCGCTCGAGTCCCTCGACGGCGTTGTCGAGGCGAACGCGAACTTCGCCACTGACGAGGGCTCCGTCGAGTACGACCCTGACGAGGTATCGCTCGAAGAGATATTCGAGGCCATCGAAGATGCCGGGTACGGTGCGGTGTCTGACACCGTGACAATCGGCATCTCCGATATGACCTGTGCCAACTGTGTACAGACCAATGAGACTGCCCTAGAGAACACACCAGGTGTCATCGCGGCCGAGGCGAACTTCGCCACCGACGAAGCCCAAGTCCGGTACAACCCCGCGGACACGTCGCTGGATGCACTCTACGATGCCATCGAGAGCGCGGGCTACTCGCCCGTCCGAGAGGACAGCGCCGACGGCGACTCCGGTGAGGACGCGCGCGACGCCGCGCGACAGGCTGAGATCCGCAAACAGCTTCGACTGACCCTGTTTGGTGCGGTACTCGCCGCTCCGCTTCTCTTCTTCCTGCTAGAGAAGTACCTCCTCGGCGGCGGGGTCGTCCCGGAGACGGTCTTTGGTGTCGAGTTCGGCTGGGTCGAGTTCTTGCTGGCGACGCCCGTTCAGCTGGTGCTCGGCTGGCCGTTCTACAAGAACTCGTACAATGCGCTGGTGAACAACAAGCGCGCCAACATGGACGTGCTGATCGCGCTGGGCTCGACCACCGCGTACGTCTACTCCGTCGCCGTCCTCTCCGGGCTCATCGCGGGCGGCCTGTACTTCGACACCGCAGCGCTCATCCTCGTGTTCATCACGCTCGGGAACTACCTCGAAGCCCGCTCGAAGGGCCAGGCCGGCGAAGCACTCCGCAAACTGCTGGAGATGGAAGCCGAGACGGCCACCGTCGTCGACGAGGACGGCAACGAGGAGGAAATTCCGCTGGAAGACGTCGAGGTCGGCGACCGGATGAAGGTCCGACCCGGCGAGAAAATCCCGACGGACGGCGTGGTCATCGACGGCCAGTCGGCGGTCGACGAGTCGATGGTCACCGGAGAATCCGTCCCCGTCGAGAAAAGCGAGGGCGACGAGGTCGTCGGCTCCACCATCAACGAGAACGGCGTGCTCGTCGTGGAGGCGACGAAGGTCGGCGAGGACACGGCACTCCAGCAGATCGTGCAGACGGTCAAGGAGGCGCAGTCGCGCCAGCCCGACATCCAGAATCTTGCGGACCGCATCTCTGCGTACTTCGTGCCGGCGGTCATCGGGAACGCAGTCTTCTGGGGGCTGGTGTGGTTCCTGTTCCCCGAGGTGCTCGCCGGCTTCGTCGAGTGGCTCCCGCTGTGGGGCCTCGTCGCCGGCGGGCCAGCCGTCGCAGGTGGGGCCGTCTCGGTCTTCGAGTTCGCCGTTATCGTCTTCGCCTCCGCGGTGCTCATCGCCTGTCCCTGCGCGCTGGGGCTGGCGACGCCCGCCGCGACGATGGTTGGGACGACTATCGGCGCACAAAATGGCGTGCTGTTCAAGGGTGGTGACATCCTCGAACGCGCGAAGGACGTCGATACGGTCGTCTTCGACAAGACTGGGACGCTCACGAAAGGTGAGATGGAACTGACCGACGTCGTCGTGTTCGACGGTGACGGACAGCCGCTCACGGATGGCGGCGATACTGCTGCCGATGGTGGCCAACTGACCGCTCGTGACCGTCTCGGTGAGGAGGATGTCCTGCGGCTCGCGGCCACGGCCGAACATGCGAGCGAACACCCGCTTGCCCGTGCCATTGTCGACGGCGCCGAAGAGCGGGGGATCGACGTGACCGACCCGGACGACTTCGAGAACGTCCCCGGCCACGGCATCCAAGCGACCGTCGGTGACAGCGAGGTCCTGGTCGGAAATCGGAAGCTCCTCCGTGACAACGGAATCAACCCGTCGCCCGCGCAGGACACGATGGAGCGCCTCGAGAACGAGGGGAAGACGGCGATGCTCGTCGCCTACGAGGGCGAACTCGTGGGTGTGGTCGCGGACGCCGACACGATCAAGGAGAGCGCGAAAGACGCGGTGAGTCAGCTCCAGGAGCGCGGCGTCGACGTGATGATGATCACCGGCGACAACGAGCGTACCGCCCGCGCCGTCGCCGAACAGGTCGGCATCGACCCCGAGAACGTCCGCGCGGAGGTCCTCCCCGAGGACAAGTCCGACGCCGTCGAGTCCATCCAGGACGAGGGGCGGCAGGCGATGATGGTCGGTGACGGCGTCAACGACGCGCCCGCCCTTGCCGTCGCGTATGTTGGAACGGCCATCGGCTCGGGTACTGACGTCGCCATCGAGGCCGCGGACGTCACGTTGATGCGCGACGACCCAGTCGACGTCGTGAAAGCGATCCGCATCTCGGACGCGACGCTCGCGAAGATCAAGCAGAACCTCGTCTGGGCGCTCGGCTACAACACGGCGATGATCCCGCTCGCGTCACTCGGTCTCCTGCAACCCGTGCTCGCCGCGGGCGCGATGGCGTTCTCCAGCGTGTCGGTGCTGTCGAACAGCCTGCTGTTCCGGCGGTACACCCCAGATCACGACTACAAACTGCTCGGGAAACTCCGCTGA
- a CDS encoding AsnC family transcriptional regulator yields MRDLDETDMEILSLLAEDARRPFSSIGEEVDLSGPAVSDRVKRLEEADIINGFTIDVNRAQLRAGVPVFVQFENDTSAIEPLRSRLQDAEGIEHLFVTAEGKIWFYGRAEGQNVRRWINSLLEDAPSTDYSVTLVDDLEWTPSLDGTEFAITCAECGNTVDSEGESVRIDDDVYHFCCPSCRSRFEDQYQRLEEGA; encoded by the coding sequence ATGCGTGATTTAGACGAGACAGACATGGAGATCCTCTCGTTACTGGCAGAGGATGCACGGCGCCCGTTCAGCAGTATCGGTGAGGAGGTGGATCTCTCGGGTCCAGCCGTCTCGGACCGTGTGAAACGGTTAGAGGAAGCCGACATCATCAACGGCTTCACCATCGACGTGAACCGGGCACAGCTGCGAGCTGGCGTTCCGGTGTTCGTCCAGTTTGAAAACGACACATCGGCCATCGAGCCACTTCGAAGCCGACTCCAGGATGCGGAGGGTATCGAACATCTCTTCGTCACTGCCGAGGGGAAAATCTGGTTCTACGGCCGTGCGGAGGGGCAGAACGTTCGACGGTGGATCAATAGCCTCCTCGAAGATGCGCCATCGACGGACTACTCGGTGACGCTCGTCGATGACCTCGAATGGACGCCCTCACTCGACGGCACTGAGTTCGCAATCACATGTGCCGAGTGTGGGAATACGGTCGATAGCGAGGGCGAATCCGTTCGAATCGACGATGATGTCTATCACTTCTGTTGTCCGTCGTGCCGTAGTCGCTTCGAAGACCAGTATCAGCGTCTCGAAGAAGGGGCCTAA
- a CDS encoding heavy-metal-associated domain-containing protein, protein MSTTITVEGMTCGHCEQTVEDALREVSGVTDANADREAEQASVDGDADVTALVQAVEDAGYTASA, encoded by the coding sequence ATGTCGACGACCATCACCGTTGAGGGAATGACCTGCGGCCACTGTGAACAGACCGTCGAAGACGCGCTTCGAGAAGTGAGCGGCGTGACCGACGCGAACGCTGATAGAGAAGCTGAACAGGCGAGCGTCGATGGCGATGCTGACGTCACGGCACTCGTCCAGGCCGTCGAGGACGCTGGATACACCGCCTCCGCCTGA